One genomic window of Thermodesulfobacteriota bacterium includes the following:
- a CDS encoding DUF2283 domain-containing protein, translating into MKVRYFSDTDTALIEFTDHEVAETREIGESIYVDLDTQGNLVSMTIEHARANARLQEFSYQEIPAPPEARRATA; encoded by the coding sequence ATGAAGGTCCGCTATTTTTCAGACACCGATACAGCCCTGATCGAGTTTACCGATCACGAGGTCGCAGAGACCAGAGAGATTGGGGAAAGCATCTATGTTGACCTGGACACCCAGGGAAACCTGGTCAGCATGACCATTGAGCATGCTCGCGCCAATGCCAGGCTTCAGGAATTCTCGTACCAGGAAATACCTGCACCGCCGGAAGCACGCCGGGCAACTGCCTGA